One stretch of Streptomyces hygroscopicus DNA includes these proteins:
- a CDS encoding hydrolase → MVRNGRLSAVLALSCAVAGAGLVGCEDSTKADADASAGGRSTAAPGKAADEGLLTGTKKIEVGGRLVNVSCSGTSADGRPVIMLLAGGGDGLEKVAGIQKTLSEKNRVCAYDRLGEGASDEPDGPQTLDSTGKVLTAVLDRVAGDGPVVLAGHSLGGLIAARYAPGHQDRVKGLVLMDATSPTQTADLNKGIPESATGPAVALRDQTLAILHGGEPEMLTVPDGKVRSAGDIPVEVIHHGKQYLAAVPEYGPGLERAWSKGQRKWLAVSSRSRLSTAKNSEHYIYVDQPDVAVQAIERVTSQAADRA, encoded by the coding sequence ATGGTCCGCAATGGTCGGCTGTCCGCAGTGCTCGCGCTGTCGTGTGCCGTGGCAGGTGCGGGGCTTGTCGGCTGTGAGGACTCCACGAAGGCGGATGCGGACGCATCCGCGGGTGGGAGGTCCACCGCCGCTCCGGGGAAGGCGGCTGATGAGGGCTTGCTCACCGGTACCAAGAAGATCGAGGTCGGCGGCCGGTTGGTGAACGTGTCCTGTTCGGGGACTTCGGCGGACGGCAGGCCGGTCATCATGCTGCTGGCCGGGGGTGGCGACGGGCTGGAGAAGGTGGCCGGGATCCAGAAGACCCTGAGTGAGAAGAACCGGGTCTGTGCCTACGACCGGCTCGGCGAAGGGGCCAGTGACGAGCCGGATGGGCCTCAGACGCTCGACAGCACGGGGAAGGTTCTGACCGCGGTGCTCGATCGTGTCGCCGGTGACGGTCCGGTCGTGCTGGCGGGGCATTCGCTGGGCGGGCTCATCGCCGCCCGGTATGCCCCCGGCCATCAGGACAGGGTCAAGGGGCTGGTCTTGATGGACGCCACCTCACCGACCCAGACCGCCGATCTCAACAAGGGAATTCCCGAATCCGCCACCGGCCCGGCGGTCGCATTGCGTGATCAGACCCTCGCGATCCTTCACGGAGGGGAGCCGGAGATGCTCACGGTGCCGGACGGGAAGGTCCGTTCCGCCGGGGACATCCCGGTGGAGGTGATCCACCACGGGAAGCAATACCTCGCGGCGGTGCCCGAATACGGGCCGGGCCTGGAGCGGGCGTGGTCCAAGGGTCAGCGCAAGTGGCTCGCGGTCTCCAGCCGCAGCAGGCTGAGCACCGCCAAGAACAGCGAGCACTACATCTACGTCGACCAGCCTGACGTTGCCGTCCAGGCGATCGAGCGCGTCACCTCGCAGGCCGCGGACCGCGCGTAG
- a CDS encoding histidine kinase, translated as MRPVPVIAVRRVPELWRRFDVTVRDLPLGLLILAGSLVPAFHNHGTQLGGLPGRPFDALAVVAVALQCLPLAVRRRWPVVCLALVSVGFAVDQLRGYHSFAGTAVPVALLSVASHLERHRRATALLFSAAYVPLAVALYRLGSGAESPGEFVLYYLALALPWGMGSWLRSTRAAEAERRRLVAEQTRTAERARIARELHDVVTHHVTAMVVQAEAARYLTAAPDRLDQALTAVTDTGRRAVTDLRHLLDLLNPDYGTEGRTPAVGRLLPLVEQTRRAGQPVEFTEEGTPAESTGSGDLVAYRIVQEALTNALKYAHGSRTSVQVHHGAREITVEVSTDGSGSRAGSPAGSPGGSGRGLAGLRERVDVLGGDFSAGVRTGGGFVVRARIPARSPS; from the coding sequence ATGAGACCGGTGCCGGTGATCGCTGTTCGGCGGGTGCCGGAGCTGTGGCGCCGGTTCGATGTCACGGTCCGGGATCTGCCGCTCGGGCTGCTGATCCTCGCCGGGTCGCTCGTACCGGCGTTCCACAACCACGGGACGCAGCTCGGCGGGCTGCCGGGCCGTCCCTTCGACGCACTGGCCGTCGTGGCGGTCGCCCTCCAGTGCCTTCCGCTCGCCGTGCGGCGGCGGTGGCCGGTCGTCTGTCTCGCCCTGGTGTCGGTCGGCTTCGCCGTCGACCAGCTCCGCGGTTACCACTCGTTCGCGGGTACCGCGGTGCCCGTCGCGCTGCTGAGCGTGGCGTCCCATCTGGAACGGCACCGGCGCGCCACCGCGCTCCTCTTCTCCGCGGCGTATGTGCCGCTGGCGGTCGCGCTCTACCGGCTCGGTTCGGGCGCCGAATCGCCGGGTGAGTTCGTGCTGTACTACCTGGCGCTGGCCCTCCCGTGGGGCATGGGGTCGTGGCTGCGCTCCACCCGGGCCGCGGAGGCCGAACGCCGCCGCCTCGTCGCCGAGCAGACCCGCACCGCCGAACGTGCCCGCATCGCCCGCGAACTCCACGACGTCGTGACGCATCACGTGACCGCGATGGTCGTGCAGGCCGAGGCGGCACGCTATCTGACCGCCGCGCCCGACCGGCTCGACCAGGCCCTGACCGCCGTCACCGACACCGGCCGACGGGCCGTCACCGACCTGCGGCACCTGCTCGATCTGCTCAACCCGGACTACGGCACCGAGGGCAGGACGCCGGCCGTCGGCAGGCTTCTCCCGCTCGTGGAGCAGACCCGCCGGGCCGGGCAGCCGGTGGAGTTCACCGAGGAGGGCACGCCGGCGGAATCGACCGGCAGCGGCGACCTCGTGGCCTACCGGATCGTGCAGGAGGCCCTGACGAACGCCCTCAAGTACGCTCACGGCAGCCGCACCTCGGTCCAGGTGCACCACGGCGCAAGGGAGATCACCGTGGAGGTCAGCACGGACGGTTCCGGCTCGCGGGCCGGGTCCCCCGCCGGGTCTCCCGGCGGGAGCGGGCGGGGCCTGGCCGGGTTGCGCGAACGGGTCGACGTCCTGGGCGGCGACTTCAGCGCGGGCGTGCGGACGGGCGGCGGTTTTGTCGTGCGGGCACGGATACCCGCGAGGAGCCCGTCGTGA